Proteins co-encoded in one Flavobacterium fluviale genomic window:
- a CDS encoding NmrA family NAD(P)-binding protein, with the protein MNIVMTGSLGNIGKPLVIELVQKGHSVTVISSKAERQIEIETLGAKAAIGKMQDADFLTHTFKEADVVYLMEAWEGIGSIFDKDVDFVAAFKRIGSNYKQAVLRSGVTRIIHLSSIGAHTDQGTGSLYLHNTVENILKELPDAVSIKFMRPVGFYNNIFRYMQTIKTQGKIIQSYGGDKKEPWVSPLDIAAAIVEEIENPFKGRTVRYLASDEISPNETARIIGAAIGKPDLEWSVISDEEMLSGMLSAGVNEWIANGFVKMQAAQRDGSLYTDFYLNKPVLGKVKLTDFAKEFAKTYNQSN; encoded by the coding sequence ATGAATATAGTGATGACAGGTTCTTTAGGGAACATTGGAAAACCGCTGGTAATTGAACTGGTGCAGAAAGGACATTCGGTAACAGTTATATCGAGCAAAGCCGAAAGACAAATAGAAATTGAAACATTGGGCGCTAAAGCGGCAATCGGTAAAATGCAGGACGCTGACTTTTTAACCCATACATTTAAGGAAGCAGATGTTGTCTATCTTATGGAAGCATGGGAAGGCATCGGCAGTATTTTTGACAAAGATGTTGACTTTGTAGCTGCTTTTAAAAGAATTGGCAGCAATTACAAACAAGCCGTCCTGCGCTCAGGAGTAACCCGCATTATACATCTAAGCAGTATTGGGGCACACACAGACCAGGGAACAGGCAGCCTTTATCTTCATAACACCGTAGAGAACATTCTTAAAGAACTTCCGGATGCTGTTTCTATTAAATTTATGAGGCCTGTAGGTTTTTACAATAATATATTTCGATACATGCAGACGATAAAAACACAGGGCAAAATAATACAAAGTTACGGAGGAGATAAAAAAGAACCCTGGGTCTCCCCTTTGGACATTGCAGCGGCTATTGTCGAAGAAATCGAAAATCCATTTAAGGGAAGAACTGTACGCTACCTGGCCAGTGATGAAATCTCGCCGAATGAAACGGCCAGAATAATAGGTGCGGCAATTGGAAAACCGGATTTGGAATGGTCTGTAATTTCAGATGAAGAAATGCTTTCCGGCATGCTGTCAGCTGGAGTGAATGAATGGATTGCCAACGGTTTTGTAAAAATGCAGGCGGCACAGCGGGACGGCAGTTTATACACCGATTTTTATCTTAATAAGCCTGTATTGGGTAAAGTGAAACTAACTGACTTTGCTAAAGAATTTGCAAAAACCTACAACCAGTCAAATTAA
- a CDS encoding SDR family oxidoreductase produces the protein MKKILITGANKSIGFETARQLLKEGYFVYIGSRSLENGIAAVERLKAEGLENAEAVQLDVTDAQSVKEARNQIGSKTDSLDALINNAGINGGWPQSALQAGIDQFQDVFETNLYGVVRVTQAFIDLLKKSSQPCIVNVSSSGCSLTLHSDPSWKYYTHKAAVYPASKAALNMYTIDLAYELRETNFKVNAVCPGFVATDFNNYRGTGTVQQAGTRIAKYAMLDAGGPTGKFISEEYNPETGETPW, from the coding sequence ATGAAAAAGATATTAATAACCGGCGCTAATAAAAGTATTGGTTTCGAAACAGCACGTCAGCTGCTAAAAGAAGGATATTTCGTTTACATCGGAAGCCGTTCGCTTGAAAATGGTATAGCGGCTGTAGAAAGACTAAAGGCAGAAGGATTGGAAAATGCCGAGGCCGTACAATTAGATGTCACAGATGCACAATCTGTAAAAGAAGCACGAAACCAAATAGGGAGCAAAACGGATTCACTTGATGCCCTGATCAATAATGCCGGAATTAACGGAGGCTGGCCGCAATCAGCACTTCAAGCAGGTATCGACCAGTTTCAAGACGTTTTTGAAACCAATCTTTACGGTGTGGTGAGAGTGACGCAGGCCTTTATAGATTTACTTAAAAAATCTTCCCAGCCGTGTATTGTAAATGTGTCTTCCAGCGGCTGTTCCCTGACACTGCACAGCGATCCCAGCTGGAAATATTATACTCACAAAGCAGCTGTTTACCCGGCGTCGAAAGCGGCCCTGAACATGTATACAATAGATCTGGCATACGAATTAAGAGAGACCAATTTTAAAGTAAATGCCGTCTGTCCCGGTTTTGTTGCAACCGATTTTAACAACTATCGAGGAACTGGAACGGTTCAGCAAGCTGGAACACGCATTGCCAAATATGCAATGCTTGATGCCGGGGGACCTACGGGGAAATTTATAAGCGAGGAATACAATCCGGAAACGGGAGAAACTCCATGGTAA
- a CDS encoding helix-turn-helix domain-containing protein, translating into MKKEENSLYKFESLSDFHEVFGLKKPLHPMISFIDIKEMKFDAHGLPRSIVLNFYKIAYKTLLCGKAKYGQNYYDFGEGGLVFTAPGQLFESPSEQANSGFLLLVHPDFFLSYPLAKKIREYGFFSYAANEALHLSEKEKTTIMSILAILDEELNSRIDDFSQDVIVSQIELLLNYSNRFYKRQFITRKSANNTLLEKLEEILDNHFNNEKAASAGIPTVQSLAEKLNISASYLSDMLRSFTGESAQHHIHQKILEKAKEKLSTTDLSIAEIAYGLGFEHPQSFSRLFKIKTNLSPLEFRQSFN; encoded by the coding sequence ATGAAAAAAGAAGAAAATAGTTTGTATAAATTTGAATCTCTATCTGACTTCCATGAGGTGTTTGGTCTTAAAAAGCCCTTACATCCTATGATTAGTTTTATAGACATCAAAGAAATGAAATTTGACGCACACGGACTGCCGAGGTCTATAGTTTTAAATTTTTATAAAATTGCTTACAAAACCCTTCTTTGCGGCAAGGCTAAATACGGACAAAACTATTATGATTTTGGCGAGGGAGGTCTTGTGTTTACGGCACCCGGACAGCTATTCGAGTCTCCATCCGAGCAGGCAAATTCGGGTTTCCTGTTGCTTGTCCATCCTGATTTTTTTCTGTCTTACCCCCTTGCGAAAAAAATCAGGGAATATGGCTTCTTTTCTTATGCTGCAAACGAAGCGCTTCATTTATCAGAGAAGGAAAAAACAACAATCATGTCAATTTTGGCCATTCTGGACGAAGAGTTAAACAGCAGGATAGATGATTTTAGCCAGGATGTTATTGTTTCGCAGATCGAACTACTGCTGAATTACAGCAACCGCTTTTATAAAAGACAGTTTATCACGCGTAAATCTGCCAATAATACCCTGCTTGAAAAACTCGAAGAAATTTTAGACAACCACTTCAATAATGAAAAAGCGGCGTCAGCAGGAATCCCTACTGTCCAGAGTCTTGCTGAAAAGCTGAATATCTCAGCCAGTTATTTAAGTGACATGCTTCGGTCCTTTACCGGGGAAAGTGCACAGCATCATATCCATCAGAAAATTCTTGAAAAGGCAAAAGAAAAATTATCGACTACTGATTTATCCATAGCTGAAATTGCTTACGGATTAGGGTTTGAACATCCACAGTCTTTCAGCCGCCTTTTTAAAATAAAAACCAATCTTTCTCCCCTTGAATTCAGACAATCTTTTAATTAA
- a CDS encoding SDR family oxidoreductase, which yields MNFSNKNVLITGGTTGIGFAAASEFIKADANVWITGRTASNLEKAAAEIRSSKLKTIVCDTSKLSELSLLEESFSKNKDKIDVLFLNAGIGVFAPIGLITEEDFDAQFNTNVKGHFFTLQKLLPHLADGASVIFTSSTVATASNIATAVYSATKAALSKIAQIAANELAGRKIRVNIISPGPIATPGLDSVLSTDAKEIMANAVALQRLGNPDEIAKTVLFLASDGASFITGTEIIADGGYLNYSLR from the coding sequence ATGAATTTCTCAAACAAAAATGTTCTTATAACTGGGGGCACTACAGGTATAGGCTTTGCGGCTGCAAGCGAGTTTATCAAGGCAGATGCAAATGTATGGATCACAGGACGCACCGCTTCAAATCTAGAAAAAGCAGCTGCTGAGATCCGCAGTTCTAAACTAAAAACAATAGTATGCGATACTTCTAAGCTTTCGGAATTATCTCTTTTAGAAGAATCTTTTTCTAAAAACAAAGACAAAATAGATGTTTTGTTCCTTAATGCAGGGATAGGCGTATTTGCTCCCATCGGCCTGATTACTGAAGAAGATTTTGACGCCCAGTTCAACACAAACGTCAAAGGACATTTCTTCACACTGCAAAAATTACTGCCTCATTTGGCTGACGGTGCATCGGTCATATTCACTTCATCAACAGTTGCAACAGCATCCAATATCGCAACAGCGGTGTACTCTGCTACTAAAGCAGCTTTGAGTAAAATTGCCCAGATAGCGGCAAATGAACTCGCCGGCCGCAAGATCCGTGTCAACATTATCAGTCCTGGTCCTATTGCGACCCCGGGACTTGACAGCGTATTGAGTACAGATGCCAAAGAAATTATGGCAAATGCTGTTGCACTGCAGCGGTTAGGTAATCCAGATGAAATTGCAAAAACAGTGTTATTTCTGGCATCCGATGGAGCAAGTTTTATTACAGGAACAGAGATAATCGCTGACGGCGGTTACCTTAACTACTCTTTAAGGTAA
- a CDS encoding DeoR/GlpR family DNA-binding transcription regulator: MIKKGRLDTILELVTKNRTVSHSELSEILNVHEDTIRRDIKILSDKGLLSAVRGGAVSHAPIPHQFRDREKHIMEQKKIAASKAVELLQDGQVVFLDAGSSVQILAELIPLERRLTVITHSFPVVSVLENHPNIEILFAAGRFDKQTCAVMGHETIQFFKNFRADICFNGICSINTDLGLTTVSREEAAVKRTMMEMAKQNVALSTLDKLHTAEAYFICPVNSLNAIITDADPDHKMLDVFKQCGIAVY; this comes from the coding sequence ATGATTAAAAAAGGAAGACTCGATACCATATTGGAATTGGTAACCAAAAACAGGACAGTATCCCATAGTGAGCTTAGTGAGATACTAAATGTGCATGAAGATACGATACGCCGGGATATTAAAATACTCTCAGATAAGGGGCTGCTGTCGGCGGTAAGAGGAGGTGCGGTTTCACATGCGCCCATACCGCATCAGTTTCGTGATAGAGAGAAGCATATTATGGAACAAAAGAAGATAGCCGCATCCAAGGCCGTTGAATTGCTGCAGGATGGGCAGGTGGTATTTCTGGATGCAGGATCCTCGGTTCAGATCCTAGCGGAATTGATTCCTCTTGAGCGAAGACTAACAGTAATAACACACAGTTTCCCAGTTGTCAGTGTGCTTGAAAACCATCCCAATATTGAGATTCTTTTTGCTGCCGGCAGATTCGATAAACAGACCTGTGCTGTGATGGGACATGAAACAATTCAATTTTTTAAAAACTTCCGTGCAGACATATGTTTTAACGGTATCTGCAGTATAAATACCGATTTAGGCCTGACAACGGTAAGCCGTGAGGAGGCCGCAGTAAAACGCACAATGATGGAAATGGCAAAACAGAATGTCGCCTTGTCAACCCTTGATAAACTTCATACTGCCGAGGCCTATTTTATTTGTCCTGTTAACAGCCTGAACGCAATTATAACTGATGCTGACCCGGATCACAAGATGCTGGATGTTTTTAAGCAGTGCGGCATAGCGGTTTATTGA
- a CDS encoding 5' nucleotidase, NT5C type, translating into MKKTIAIDMDGVLADIESHFLRRYLTETGITLTRSDIIEPKGAQTLESRTTAYLNEPGFFRSIPVMQGAVEAVKKLMEDFDVYIVSAAMEFPLSLFEKQQWLAEHFPFIKWNNIVLCGDKNIIKTDYLIDDHCKNLDYCHGKAIMFDAYHNLDKHQHQRVKSWTEVLMIMRGER; encoded by the coding sequence ATGAAAAAAACGATTGCAATAGATATGGACGGCGTGCTTGCCGATATAGAATCGCACTTTTTGCGAAGGTATCTTACGGAAACCGGAATTACGCTTACCAGAAGCGATATCATCGAACCAAAAGGTGCTCAAACACTAGAGAGTAGAACTACAGCGTACTTAAATGAACCAGGATTTTTTAGAAGCATTCCCGTGATGCAAGGTGCTGTAGAGGCTGTAAAGAAGTTAATGGAAGATTTTGATGTATATATTGTATCGGCAGCTATGGAATTCCCTCTTTCCTTATTTGAAAAACAGCAGTGGCTTGCCGAACATTTTCCGTTTATAAAATGGAACAACATTGTATTGTGCGGGGATAAAAACATCATCAAGACAGATTACCTGATTGACGACCACTGCAAAAATCTAGATTACTGTCATGGTAAAGCAATAATGTTTGATGCATATCATAACTTGGACAAGCATCAGCACCAAAGGGTAAAAAGCTGGACTGAAGTGCTGATGATAATGCGCGGGGAAAGATAA
- a CDS encoding putative quinol monooxygenase has translation MEQFTLTVKFTAKKENQEQFKQELIKLFDIINEEENLVSAVIHQNIQKPEEFLVYEIWNDTVEHFLNVHLKKPYAQEWDQLLLDMDVLREPSIYVPFGKYGKENKTSL, from the coding sequence ATGGAACAGTTTACACTGACGGTTAAATTTACCGCTAAAAAGGAAAATCAGGAGCAATTCAAACAAGAGCTTATCAAACTTTTCGATATAATCAACGAAGAGGAAAATCTAGTTAGTGCGGTCATTCATCAGAATATCCAAAAACCGGAAGAGTTTCTGGTTTATGAAATCTGGAATGATACCGTTGAACATTTTCTAAACGTGCATCTAAAAAAACCGTATGCACAAGAATGGGACCAGCTGCTCTTAGACATGGATGTGCTGCGTGAGCCGTCTATTTACGTTCCTTTTGGCAAGTACGGTAAAGAAAATAAGACTTCATTATAG
- a CDS encoding winged helix-turn-helix transcriptional regulator, whose product MGNEKNENNDCNAHVRAVNDAMYVLSGKWKISVLASLCYNGQRRFSDLLGDVTGISNKMLSKELKELEINKLVSRKIIDSHPIAINYELTDHGKKLTSVIRSLSEWGTEHRRQIIRNSYESMNDNA is encoded by the coding sequence ATGGGGAATGAAAAAAATGAAAATAATGACTGTAATGCTCATGTCAGAGCTGTAAATGATGCAATGTATGTCTTAAGCGGCAAATGGAAGATATCAGTACTGGCCTCACTTTGTTACAACGGCCAGAGAAGATTTTCAGATTTACTGGGTGATGTAACAGGCATCTCTAACAAAATGCTGAGCAAGGAACTCAAGGAGTTGGAAATCAATAAATTGGTAAGCAGAAAAATTATAGATTCCCATCCAATTGCGATTAATTATGAACTTACTGATCATGGTAAAAAATTAACTTCTGTCATACGCAGCCTATCGGAATGGGGAACCGAACATCGCAGGCAAATTATCCGCAACAGCTATGAATCGATGAACGATAATGCATAA
- a CDS encoding winged helix-turn-helix transcriptional regulator: MKTTEEKITQDPVQCAQSLRNVIDAMFVLNGKWKLALILCISQSAKRFSEIQSEVPISPKVLANELKHLELNNFIKRNVFPTTPVTIIYEATEYCMTLKNVICELDQWGEKHRKVITGK, encoded by the coding sequence ATGAAAACGACAGAAGAAAAAATAACTCAAGACCCCGTACAATGTGCCCAATCACTTAGGAATGTAATTGATGCTATGTTTGTTTTGAATGGAAAATGGAAACTGGCACTGATCCTCTGTATTTCTCAATCCGCAAAGCGTTTTTCTGAAATACAAAGCGAGGTGCCCATATCCCCTAAGGTTTTAGCGAATGAACTAAAGCATTTGGAATTAAATAATTTTATAAAACGAAACGTTTTTCCAACGACTCCGGTTACTATTATTTACGAGGCGACAGAGTACTGTATGACCTTAAAAAATGTAATATGTGAATTGGATCAATGGGGAGAGAAGCACAGAAAGGTTATAACAGGAAAATAA
- a CDS encoding SnoaL-like domain-containing protein yields MKETILTTKEVAGRFIELVRQDKFYETQTQLYADHCVSVEANDFLLPKTVEGLPQILKKSELFESLVEQVHGRVISDPVIAGDYFTVSWSADMSFKGRDRFTMDEICVYKVQEGKIVFEQFFY; encoded by the coding sequence ATGAAAGAAACAATTTTAACTACAAAAGAAGTTGCCGGCAGATTTATAGAACTGGTTCGTCAGGATAAATTTTATGAAACACAAACACAATTATATGCCGATCACTGCGTAAGCGTAGAAGCTAATGATTTCCTGCTGCCAAAAACGGTAGAAGGACTGCCGCAAATTTTGAAAAAATCAGAATTATTTGAATCTTTAGTTGAGCAGGTTCATGGGCGTGTTATTTCAGACCCGGTTATTGCAGGGGATTACTTTACAGTTTCCTGGTCAGCTGATATGTCTTTTAAAGGCAGAGACCGATTCACAATGGATGAAATATGCGTGTATAAGGTGCAGGAAGGCAAAATAGTTTTTGAACAATTTTTTTACTAA